AATCAGCATATTTATAGTCATAAATCCACCATAACTCCATCCATGAATTCCCATTTTGTTACTATCAACATAGGGAAGAGATTTCAGAAACTCAACACCCTTCAACTGGTCTTTAGCTTCTTCAACACCCAACTGCCTATGTGTCACACTCTCAAACTCAAAACCACGGTATGCAGTTCCACGGTTATCCATTACAAAAACAAGATAACCTTTCTGAGCCATGTATAGCTCCCATCCACCAGACCCGTATCTCCAGCGGTTGTTTACCATTTGTGAATGAGGACCACCATATACGTATACAGCAACCGGATACTTCTTAGTCTCATCAAAATCAGCGGGTTTAACCAATCTGTAGTAAAGATCACTCTCACCATCGGCCGCTTTTATTATTCCAATTTCTACAGATGGAACATTATAGCCCTCGAATGGATTCTTTGAAAAAGAGAGAAGATCAGACTTCTGATTACGTGTGTCAATTAAACTCAGTTGTCCTGGATTATCGTGTGCCGAAAGGCGATCAATAAGATATCTGCCTGATAAGCTTAATGTTGCAGAATGAGTACCAGGAAAAGAACTGTGCTGTGTAATCTTACCATTCTTTAAGTTAACACTATGTATGTGACGTTCAATAGGATTTGGATTAGTAGATACAAAATATAGATTACTTCCACTATTATCAAAACCTATAATATCAATCACCTCCCACTCACCTGAAGTAAGCTGTTTTATCAAATCCCCGGAAGTATTATATAGGTAGAGATGATTATATCCATCCCTGTTACTTTGACAAATAAACTGATCCTTGTTACTTTTTACGAATAAAATAGGATTAAGAGGTTCAACATATTTGGTATGCTTCTCATCAAACAGCATCTCTTCAAGATCACCTGAAGTTGAATTGTACCGGTTCAATCTCATGTGATTTTGCTCCCTGTTTAGTTCTGCAATATAAATATGTTCACCGTCAGGACTCCATGAGATATTTGTCAGATAATGATCATCGGGCTCACCTGTTTCCAGAAAGTTAACCTGATCAATGTCGATATCATAAACTCCAACTGTTACCTGATGACTTGTCATTCCCGCCATAGGGTATTTCTGAGGTTTTAATTCGGCCACTCTGGCTGACATGTCGACAATGGGATAGGAGGTAACCATAGATTCGTCCATTCGGTAGAATGCAACTTTATTACTCTCTGGTGACCAGAATATCCCGCTATTTATACCAAATTCATTTCTGTGTACAGACTGCCCGTTTAATATAT
This portion of the Lascolabacillus massiliensis genome encodes:
- a CDS encoding S9 family peptidase, producing the protein MKRLSLFTLLFALTFSIGTNAQSTDLLTLEQLIPGGNEYRNYVPRIPVNYLWSGNSLIETENDSVWIYRNPAKLREKSFLFSYEDIRAKINEDQGKVTSITFSSDGSSAVRFYTGNGVGVFDYYKKIVTVYFSYPESSDNHILSPDNELLAYTKGNNLFLMDKNGIEKQITNDVCEDILNGQSVHRNEFGINSGIFWSPESNKVAFYRMDESMVTSYPIVDMSARVAELKPQKYPMAGMTSHQVTVGVYDIDIDQVNFLETGEPDDHYLTNISWSPDGEHIYIAELNREQNHMRLNRYNSTSGDLEEMLFDEKHTKYVEPLNPILFVKSNKDQFICQSNRDGYNHLYLYNTSGDLIKQLTSGEWEVIDIIGFDNSGSNLYFVSTNPNPIERHIHSVNLKNGKITQHSSFPGTHSATLSLSGRYLIDRLSAHDNPGQLSLIDTRNQKSDLLSFSKNPFEGYNVPSVEIGIIKAADGESDLYYRLVKPADFDETKKYPVAVYVYGGPHSQMVNNRWRYGSGGWELYMAQKGYLVFVMDNRGTAYRGFEFESVTHRQLGVEEAKDQLKGVEFLKSLPYVDSNKMGIHGWSYGGFMTINMLIRYPDLFKVGVAGGPVTDWRYYEVMYGERYMDMPQENPEGYEESSLLNKVDRLKSRLLIIHGDEDPTVVMQHSNQFIRACIKEGVHPDFFIYPGHGHNMTGADRVHLHEHITRYFDDFIYTD